CTCGCGCGGCGCCCCCGAGTTCGTATTCAACCCGCGCATGGGCGAGACCTACGAGGAGGCGCTCGACCTGAAGGGCAACCCCAACCTGCAGGGGGACTGGTACAAGACGAAGTTCAAGGCCACGGGCGAGCCCTACCGCTACACCGTGGCCCACTGGTGCGCGACCGAGGCGCGCTTCCGCAACCACCTCAAGAAGGTCAAGGAGGAGGAGGCCGCGAAGCTCATCCCACTCGAGAACATGCTGGCGCGTCTGACCCAGAACGACGTCGTGTACCGGCGCCACCTCGATCCGGAGCACCGCGCCTACGTGCCCGACTTCGGCGTCTACATCAAGACGCTGCCGGCGAAGGGCAACAAGCCGGTGACGATGAAGCTCTCGCGCCAGCTCGTCCTGTTCTGCGTCGAGCGCCGCAAGGCGTGGCGCCTGCTCCAGAGCAAGGTGGGGATCCAGAACACCGAGTACGCCGCGCAGCGCGCCATCCTGGCCGACGTCGACGCCGGGATCATCTCGAAGGAGGATCTCTTCTCCCGCGCCCAGGAGCTGATGGAAGAGCGCGTGCTCGGGCCGGCGGCGACGAAGACGGCGTAGGGGCGGATGTGGTGTGGTTCAGGTCGCCGGCACAGACGCTGGCCGACCCCGTGCTCTTTCTGAGCCACGTGATGACCTGCGGTACGGTCGATGATCTCCGGGTGGTCCGGGCGCACTTCACCGACGATCAACTGAGGCAGGCTTTGCACGACGGTCTGCCGGGCATCTTCGATGCGCGCTCCTGGGCGTACTGGCACGCCGTGCTCGGCGTCGATCCCGTACCGCCGCTGCCGGCGAGGCGCCTGCCCGGCTGACTCGAGGCGCGGCGGCGGTTTACGTCGAAGCCGCCCGGAGCCGGCGATCGATGGCAGCCGGGCATTCCGAGCCTCATGCGCTACCTGCGGTCCCCGGCAAGTTCTTCCGCGGTGACGTAGCGCGGCTGGATGTCGATGGGCACGCCGGCCAGCCGGTCGAGCACCCGCTGCACCTCCGGCCGCACCACGCCGAGCGTCTCCAGCACGCGATTCGCTTCGTCGTAGTCGCCCTCGGCCTGGATGGTCATCAGCCGCCGCGTCAGCTCCTCGACCGCGTCCCGGATGCGCGCGTGATCCACCCGGAACCGGCCGTCCACGCCGACGATCACGGCGCCGGCGTCGAGGAAGGTGTTGAGCTGGATCGCCACCCCGCGACCGTGTGCCCCGCCGATACCGAAGCGAATCGAACGGAACGTCGAGGCGAGAAAGGTCGTGTAGATCTGCCGCTCCAGAGAGCGATCGATGACGCCCTTGTCGATCAGGAAATGGAGTGCCCACAGACCCGAGACGTCGGCCTTCGCCTCCTCGATGGTGCTGTAGGTCTCGCGGAGGGCCTGACGGACCGTGGTCTCGCCCCCGTCGCCCGCGACGGTGTGCGGTCCGAGGCCGTGCATCAGCTCGTGCATCAGGATGTGGGTGAAGAACGCGTCGAAGGAGACGTCGACCCGCTCGTTGAACGCCAGCGCGACGGCGGCGATGGGCGTCAGCACCTGTCGGAACTTCGCTTCCTGGACGTTCTTCAGCATGACGCGCTTGGAGCCGTGGTCGCGGATGACCCGCTCGTCGTTCGGCAGGTTGAACGCCGCCGTCTGCACGCCGCTGTTGGCGTCGCCGGCGGTGAAGACGACGTTGACGACTCGAATCGGCGCCAGGGCGCCGAGCTCCGGATCGCGGTAGGCGGGATCGATCGGCAGGTTGTCCTCGAGGCCCTGCAGCTCCGCCCCGAAACGGGCGAGTTGCGCGGTCTCGGCATCGTCGCGGATGGTGACGAAGGCCTCGAAGGCCGCCTTGTAGTTGAACCACTCGTCCTCGTACACCTCGTACGGGCCGATCGTCGGCTCTATCGCGGCGTCGAGCTCCATCCACGCCACGTCGCTCTCGTAGTATTCGTTCGACGCGAAGGCGTCCGCGCGGGTCCGCAGGTAGCGCGCCAGCGTCGGCTCGGCGGTCAAATCGGCCGCGGCCCGCAGGTGTTCGGCGGCCACGGCGAGCGGTCCCTGGTACTCCAGGCTGTAGGGCACTGCCCGCAGTCCGCCGTCCGGATCCCGGCGGATGACGGTGAAGAAGCCGGTGGCGGTCGCCCGCTCCTCTGCGGACAGTCCATCGATCCATGCCGCGACCTCGTCGCGCGTGGCGTCGGGTGGATAATAGGCGGCGCCTTCCGGCTTGGGAGGGACCCCGGGTACGAACGCCCGGTTCTCCTCGACGCGGGACCAGGGTCCCTTGTTCACGAGAAAGAAGGCGAGCTGCGCGCGACGGGCCGGACCTCGATCACCCTGGAGCGCGAGCAGCAGGGAGGGGTTGCCGGGCCAGACCTGCTCCAGGAACAGGGCATCCATGACGCGGGCCGCGTCGATGGTCCGCGCGAGCGCCGCGCGTTCCGACCGCGGCAACGAGGAGATGTCGGCGCCGATGTCGACCGGGGCGAACAGAGGCGTCATGGTGGTTCCGAACTGCCGGCCCTGCGCGGAGCTGATGGCGGCGAACAGGACGGCGAGGCTGACAGCGACGAGGGCGGCTCTGATCATCTCCCCCGACCTCCTACAATTAGTGTAGACGAGCCTGATGACCGAAGAGACGCAGCTTGCCGTCATCGGTGCCGGTCCGGGCGGCTACACCGCGGCCTTTCTTGCGGCCGACCTCGGACTGCGCGTCACCCTGATCGACGAGGCCCCGCGGCCCGGCGGCGTCTGCCTCTACCGCGGCTGCATGCCGTCGAAGGCGCTGCTGCACGCCGCGAGGGTGGTGACCGACGCGCGCGCCGCAGCCGCCTGGGGCGTGTCGTTCGGCGACCCGACCATCGACGTCGCCCGACTTCGGGCCTGGAAGGACGACGTGGTCGCGAAGCTGACCGGCGGGCTGGCCTTGCTGTCGAGGCAACGGAAGGTCGCCTTCGTGCAGGGCCGCGCATCGTTCGAGGACGCGCACGCGCTGCGCGTCGCTCCGACCGGCGAGGATGCGGCGGACGGCGTCCGGACGATTGCGTTCGAACACGCCATCGTGGCGACCGGCTCGCGCCCCACCCGTCCGGCGGCGCTGGCCCTCGACGATCCCCGGGTGCTCGACTCGACGCGCGCGCTCGATCTCGATGGTGTTCCGGGGTCGCTGCTGGTGGTCGGGGGCGGCTACATCGGACTCGAGCTCGGGACCGTCTACGCGGCCCTCGGATCGGCCGTCACGATCGTCGAGTTGACCGACAGCCTGCTGCCGGGTGCGGACCCGGATCTCGTGCGGGTGCTGGCGCGGCGGATCGCCGGCACCGTCCACGCGGTGCACCTGAAGACGGCCGTGAACGGGCTGGCCGCCTGCCCTGACGGGATCGAAGTGATGCTCGAACCGGCCGGCGCCGCCGTGCGGACGGAGCGGTTCGACCAGGTGCTGGTGGCGGTCGGTCGGTCGCCGAATTCGGAAGTGCCCGGTCTCGTCGAGCGGACGCGGGCGGAGCTCGACGCCCGCGGGTTCATCCGGGTGGATGCGCAGCGGCGCACCGCCGAGCAGTCGATCTTCGCCATCGGCGACGTCGCGGGAGAACCGATGCTCGCGCACAAGGCCTTCGCCGAGGCCCGCGTCGCGGTCGACACGATTGCGGGCAACGCGGCCTCGTTCGCCCCGCGGGCGGTGCCGGCGGTCGTCTTCACCGATCCGGAGGTGGCGTGGTGCGGGCTGACCGAAGCCGCCGCCGCGGCGTCCGGCCGCGCGGTGACGGTGGCCCGCTTTCCCTGGGGCGCCTCGGGGCGGGCGCTCACTCTGGACCGGCCCGATGGCGCGACCAAGCTGGTGCTCGATCCCGAGTCGGGCCGGGTGCTCGGGGTGGGACTGGTCGGCGCCGGGGCAGGAGAGCTGATCGCGGAAGGCGTGGTCGCCGTGGAGAAGGGCCTGACCGCGGCCGACCTCGCCGGCGCCATTCATCCCCACCCGACCGTGTCGGAGACCTTCGCCGAAGCCGCCGAGGTCTTCTTCGGACGCAGCACGCACGTCTACCGTCCGAAGCGGCGTTGACTCCCTTTCCCGCTCTCCACCCGCAGAGTCGCGCTACGAGGCGCAGCGGTCGAACGCTTCGGCCTGCTCGTGCGCGTGGTAGGAGCTTCGCACCAGCGGTCCCGACTCCACGTGCCCGAATCCGAGGCCGAGCGCCTGCGACTTGAGGTCGGCGAACTCGTCGGGGTGGTAGTAGCGGGCCACGGGCAGGTGCGCAATGGACGGCCGCAGGTACTGGCCGATGGTGAGGATGTCGCAGCCCGCGCCCCGCAGGTCCCGCAGCGCCGTCAGAACCTCGCCGCGCGATTCGCCGAGGCCCACCATGATCCCGGACTTGGTCGGTGTGTCGGGGCGGTGACGGCGGGCATGCTCGAGCAGTCGCAATGCCAGCCGGTAGCGCCCGCCGGGCCGGGCGCTGCGGTAGAGCCGCTCGACGGTTTCCAGGTTGTGGTTGAGCACGTCCGGGCCCGCGTCGAGCACCCACTCGAGATCGCGGGCGCGGCCCGAGAAATCGGGAATGAGCACTTCTATGCGGCAGTCCGGCTTCCGCCGCCGGATCGCGCGGATGGAATCGGCGAACACCGCGGCGCCGCCGTCGGGCAGATCGTCGCGGTCGACCGACGTGACGACCACGTACTCGAGGTCGAGGGCCGCCACGGCCTCGGCCAGACGCTCGGGCTCGGTCCGGTCCACGGCGCCGGGCGTGCCGTGGACCACGTTGCAGTAGCCGCAGGATCGCGTGCAGACGCTGCCGAGGATCATGAACGTCGCCGTGCCGTGCTGCCAGCACTCGCCGATGTTCGGACAGCTCGCCTCCCGGCACACCGTGTTCAGGGAGAGACCGCGCGTCAACCGCTCGAGCCGCAGGTAGCCGGGGCTGCCGGGCGCCTTGACGCGGAGCCAGGGAGGCTTGGGGCCGCGCGGCGATTCTGCGAACCGTGGTGGGCGTCCGCGTACGAGCGTGACGGGAACAGGCTCTGCCATGCCGAATCCGATGGTACCGCGGGTCCGTCGGCAGCGTCCACCGCGGGCGCCGGGGCCCGCCCATGGTCGCCCCGCTTCGCCTTGATCCCAGGCGGGCCAGCCTGTATTCTGTGAGCGGGAAACTGGTTGGCGTAGTTCGGAGGAAATGAATGGCCTATTCGATCTGTGAGCCGTGTGTCGGGACGAAGGACACTGCCTGCGTCGACGTGTGTCCGGTCGATTGCATCCACCCGCGCAAGGACGAGGAAGAGTTCGAAGCCGAGACGATGCTCTACATTCACCCGGACGAGTGCATCGACTGCGGCGCGTGCGTGCCCGCGTGCCCCGTGGAGGCGATCTTCGCCAACGACGAGGTGCCGGACGAGTGGGAGAGCTTCATCGAAACCAACGCCCAGTGGTACGAGGGCAAGTAGCGGTCGTCCATGGCCGCCGGCCGGTTTGCGGCCGGCAGCGGAATCCATCCAGATGGGTCTCATCGATCATCGCTTCGAAGACAACTTCATCACGACCAATCTCGATCGCGTCCTGAACTGGGCGCGGCAGTCCTCGCTCTGGCCGATGGGGTTCGGCCTCGCCTGCTGCGCGATCGAGATGATCGCCACGTCGACGTCGCGCTACGACATCGCCCGGTTCGGCGCCGAGGTGTTTCGCGCATCGCCGCGCCAGTCGGACCTGATGATCGTGGCGGGTACCGTCACGAAGAAGATGGCGCCCGTGCTGCGGCGGCTGTACGACCAGATGCCGGAGCCGAAGTGGGTCATCTCGATGGGTAGCTGCTCGAACGCGGGCGGTCCGTTTCCGACCTACAGCGTGCTGCAGGGCGTCGACAAGATCGTGCCGGTCGACGTCTACGTCTCCGGCTGTCCGCCCCGTCCGGAAGCGCTCCTCTACGGATTGATGCGGCTGCAGGACAAGATTCGCAAGGAGAACACGATCCTCCGCAAGGAGCGGGTGATCATGGCGGGGCAGACCGAGCCTGTCATCGTCGAGGATCGGGGGTAGGTGGACGTGCTGTTCCTGGCCAAGTTCTTTCGGACGGTGTTCCTGGTGGACCTGCTCAAGGGACTCTGGGTCACGCTCAAGTACACCCCGCAGCCGGCGTTCACGTTTCAGTATCCGGAGGAGCGCCGGCCGGTGGCGCCCCGGTTCAGGGGGGTGCTGCGCCTGCAGGTGGAGCCCGAGACCGGCGCCCAGACCTGCATCGTGTGCGATCAGTGCGCCAAGGTCTGCCCGGACGAGCTGATCAATCTGGGTGGGCACCGGGAGCCGGGACACAAGATCAAGGTGCTCGACTTCTTCGACTTCAACCTGTCGCGCTGCTCCTTCTGTGGCCTCTGCGCGGAGGTATGCCCGACCAAGCCGGTGAAGGCGCTCATCATGAGCGAGGACTACGAGCTGGGCACCTACAGCCGGAACGCCCAGATCCTGCGCGTCGACGAGATGTACGACGGCGTTCCCATCGAGCACTACACCCGGTAGTCCCACCGGCGACGGTTTCTCGATCCCCGAATCCCCGGACTCGGCAAGAGCGCCGGAACGCGGTCCTCATGACGCCGATCTTGTCTTGATCGGGGCGATGAGGCATAGTTGCATTCGCTGGTCCGAGCCGCGGGGCGGATGCAGGCGGCGCGGGGCGGTTCTTGTGCGGGAGGAGCTGATGCGGGTCCGAGGAATCATCGTTGCACTGACCTTCTGCGTAGCGGCGCCCATCCTCATCGGCGCCGAGTCGACCACCGACTCCGCGCGCAGCGAGGTGCGCCTCCAGCTTGCCGAACTGCTCTATGGAGATCAGCGCTACTGGGAGGCGCTGTCCGCCTACGAGAACGCGAAACAGGGGGCTCGGAACGATCAGCTCCTGCGTGCGTCGAGCGGGCTGCTCAGGTCGCTGTTGCACATCGCCGAGTTCTCCCGTGCGCAGCAGGAGGCCGACTTCCTCTACAGCCTCGACCCCGTCGAGCCGGAGTACCGGGCGCTGTACGCCGACGCATTGTGGGCGTTCGGTCTGTTCGAGGAAGCCGAGCAGGTGTACCAGGAGGTTCTCGCGAGGAGCCCGGACAGCGCCATGGCCCGCCATGGGCTCGGCCGCAGCCTCGCGGCGCGAGGCCGGCTGGAGGAAGGGCTCGTCGAGCTGCAGGCGGCCGTAGCCCGGGACCCGCGCGGCGAGTTCTACCATTCCATCGGGTCGGTCCATCGCCGCATGCAGCGTTACGATCTGGCGGCCGACGCGTTCGAGTCGTACGTCGAAGACCTGGTCGGCACGCGGATGGATCAGAAGATCGAATGGGCCCGATCCGAGATCCGCTTCCTGCGGTCGTTCGGTGAACGCATTCCCGTCTACGTGTCGCCGGAAGGGTTGGACACGGCCCACACCATTCCGTTCCGACTCGAGCGCGACAAGGTAATCGTTCGCGGGCGCGTGAACGGTGACGAGATCGATCTCGTCGTGGACACCGGCGCCGAGCAGATGGTGCTGTCGCAGGAGACGGCGCAGCGCGTCGGCGTCCGTCCGATCACGAACACCCTGAGCGCCGGCGTCGGCCGGGTCGGCATGCGCGGGCTCGAGCTGGGGCGGGCGGATACGCTCGAGATCGGCACGCTGCGCGTGGAGAACGTTCCCGCGCTCATCAAGAACCCGCCGCTGACCGGCCTGCCCGCAACCCGCAGCGAGAACAGCTTCTCGCCCCTTGCGCTGGGGATGTCGGCCATCGTCGACTACCAGCATCATCGCATGGTGGTGGCTCGCGAGCTGCCGCCCGGGCCGCCCGCGGACGTCGAGCTCCCGATGCGCTTCCATCGTCTGGCGCTGGTGCGGGGTGTATTGAACGGATCGGTCCAGAAGAGCTTCATCGTCGATACCGGCGGCGAGGTCATCTCTATCAGCTTGAGCACGGCCAACGCCCTCGGGATGGTGCCGGTTCGCCACATCCCGTTGCGCGTCTACGGCACCTCGGGCTGGGACGACGACGCGTTTCTGCTGCCCGGCGTCAACCTCGGATTCGACCGCATCCGGTTCGACAACCTCGCTGTCGTCGTTCTCAATCTGCACCGCCCGAGCGCCCTGCTCGGGTTCCACATCGGCGGCATCATCGGCCACATGTTCCTGGGCGACTACCGCGTGGCCCTCGACCTGCAGGACAGCGTTCTCCGACTCTCCGAGATCTAGCGCCCCTTAGAAGTCGTAGCCTATCCAGATCGACATGCGCACCTTGCGGAAGTAGTCACTGCCGCGCAGGAAGCCGGCGAACTGCGCCTCGGTCGCGAAAACCGTGTCTTCCCACTCCCGATTGAAGAGCGTCGGCCATGTCCAGTCGATGTGGACGGGGAAACCGATGGCGAACGTCGTGAGACCGAAGCCGTACGAGGCGCGTGCGTTGTTGAGACGGAACCCCTTGATCGGGACGGGCAGACCGAAGACCGGCTCCGAGGCCTGCCCCTCGACGTTCGCCAGGTAGTTCGCGCGGTAGCCGGTGATCGGTCGCACCCATTCGTCGCCCGTGGACCACAGGTTCCAGGGCTGACCGGCAATGGCCGCCGCGCCGATGTTGAAGAAGAAGGTGCCCCGGATGCCGCCCAGGATGCCGATGGGCGTCGCCATCGCCTCGACGAGGGGAAAGCGCAGCTCGACGTTGCCGAAGAACGCCTTGTGGCCGAGGAAGTGCAGGTAGTCGTAGCCGCGCATCTCGGACTGGCCGCCGAAGAAGATGAAGTCGGGGAAGTCGCCCCAACTGTTGAACGCGCGCCCGCGAAACGCCAGGACCCCGTTCTCGGCGACCCGCAGGTAGTAGCGGGCATCGAGATCGACGGTCTGGCGCGACAGAAACCCGCCGAACCCGGGCGCGTACTCGTAGCCGGCCATCACCGTGTTGCCGGCGACCGGGCCGTACTCCCGGAAGACGGTCGTCTCCTGGAAGAAGCGGGTGCCGAACGGCATGAACGAGCCGTCGCGGAAGAGCGTGGTTCCGAACTGTTGTTGTTGAAACGCGTCCGACTGCGCCTGCAGCGCCTCGTTGGCGAACGTCTCGTTGAAGTTGTAGACGCCCGCGGAGAACTCGACCCGCCGGAAGCGGTCGAGCGGATAGATGCCGATGGCGCTGCCGCCGTTCGACCGCCGCGTGGCGATGGCGTCGTCGCGGCTCAGGAAAGCCAGGCTGGGAGCGAAGTACGCCCCGAGACCGTAGAAATACTGCTCGGACGAGATGCCCTGCAGGGCGTACTGCAGCCGGCCGGCCA
This genomic stretch from Acidobacteriota bacterium harbors:
- a CDS encoding tetratricopeptide repeat protein; this translates as MRHSCIRWSEPRGGCRRRGAVLVREELMRVRGIIVALTFCVAAPILIGAESTTDSARSEVRLQLAELLYGDQRYWEALSAYENAKQGARNDQLLRASSGLLRSLLHIAEFSRAQQEADFLYSLDPVEPEYRALYADALWAFGLFEEAEQVYQEVLARSPDSAMARHGLGRSLAARGRLEEGLVELQAAVARDPRGEFYHSIGSVHRRMQRYDLAADAFESYVEDLVGTRMDQKIEWARSEIRFLRSFGERIPVYVSPEGLDTAHTIPFRLERDKVIVRGRVNGDEIDLVVDTGAEQMVLSQETAQRVGVRPITNTLSAGVGRVGMRGLELGRADTLEIGTLRVENVPALIKNPPLTGLPATRSENSFSPLALGMSAIVDYQHHRMVVARELPPGPPADVELPMRFHRLALVRGVLNGSVQKSFIVDTGGEVISISLSTANALGMVPVRHIPLRVYGTSGWDDDAFLLPGVNLGFDRIRFDNLAVVVLNLHRPSALLGFHIGGIIGHMFLGDYRVALDLQDSVLRLSEI
- a CDS encoding NADH-quinone oxidoreductase subunit B; its protein translation is MGLIDHRFEDNFITTNLDRVLNWARQSSLWPMGFGLACCAIEMIATSTSRYDIARFGAEVFRASPRQSDLMIVAGTVTKKMAPVLRRLYDQMPEPKWVISMGSCSNAGGPFPTYSVLQGVDKIVPVDVYVSGCPPRPEALLYGLMRLQDKIRKENTILRKERVIMAGQTEPVIVEDRG
- a CDS encoding NADH-quinone oxidoreductase subunit I, which encodes MDVLFLAKFFRTVFLVDLLKGLWVTLKYTPQPAFTFQYPEERRPVAPRFRGVLRLQVEPETGAQTCIVCDQCAKVCPDELINLGGHREPGHKIKVLDFFDFNLSRCSFCGLCAEVCPTKPVKALIMSEDYELGTYSRNAQILRVDEMYDGVPIEHYTR
- the lpdA gene encoding dihydrolipoyl dehydrogenase, with product MTEETQLAVIGAGPGGYTAAFLAADLGLRVTLIDEAPRPGGVCLYRGCMPSKALLHAARVVTDARAAAAWGVSFGDPTIDVARLRAWKDDVVAKLTGGLALLSRQRKVAFVQGRASFEDAHALRVAPTGEDAADGVRTIAFEHAIVATGSRPTRPAALALDDPRVLDSTRALDLDGVPGSLLVVGGGYIGLELGTVYAALGSAVTIVELTDSLLPGADPDLVRVLARRIAGTVHAVHLKTAVNGLAACPDGIEVMLEPAGAAVRTERFDQVLVAVGRSPNSEVPGLVERTRAELDARGFIRVDAQRRTAEQSIFAIGDVAGEPMLAHKAFAEARVAVDTIAGNAASFAPRAVPAVVFTDPEVAWCGLTEAAAAASGRAVTVARFPWGASGRALTLDRPDGATKLVLDPESGRVLGVGLVGAGAGELIAEGVVAVEKGLTAADLAGAIHPHPTVSETFAEAAEVFFGRSTHVYRPKRR
- the lipA gene encoding lipoyl synthase, with the protein product MAEPVPVTLVRGRPPRFAESPRGPKPPWLRVKAPGSPGYLRLERLTRGLSLNTVCREASCPNIGECWQHGTATFMILGSVCTRSCGYCNVVHGTPGAVDRTEPERLAEAVAALDLEYVVVTSVDRDDLPDGGAAVFADSIRAIRRRKPDCRIEVLIPDFSGRARDLEWVLDAGPDVLNHNLETVERLYRSARPGGRYRLALRLLEHARRHRPDTPTKSGIMVGLGESRGEVLTALRDLRGAGCDILTIGQYLRPSIAHLPVARYYHPDEFADLKSQALGLGFGHVESGPLVRSSYHAHEQAEAFDRCAS
- a CDS encoding ferredoxin family protein translates to MAYSICEPCVGTKDTACVDVCPVDCIHPRKDEEEFEAETMLYIHPDECIDCGACVPACPVEAIFANDEVPDEWESFIETNAQWYEGK